DNA from Vitis vinifera cultivar Pinot Noir 40024 chromosome 19, ASM3070453v1:
GACATGTgtattctataatattttaattatatttcttttcatcatttttaatatttgcgaaaattccaaatcaaacaaGGTTTtacatattcattttttaaaagcaatttttacttttttttttctttaatcaaacgcacttttaggaaaaaaagaaaaaagaaataaaaattatttttgaaaataaaaatagaaaagaataaACTAGAAAACATTTTGAATACAAAACACAACCTTAATTTCTAAGAGATTTCCTATAAATGTTTTCCAATTGAATTTGACATAATCTTTATTAAGTAATTAAATGGatatattcaaatttcaagCTATTACTAAACTCATCACACATGAATGACATTAAAAATTATGGGTTATGGGTAAGTTAAGACCATCTAAATTTGGGACCTGTTTAAAAATAAGAGTTGTTTAAATAGTTGTTGACTTTGAGAGATGGAAGGGAAGCAAGAAGGAAAATGTTGGGCGTGGACCTTGTGTGCAATATAGATGTTTGCTATTCAAATTTCTGGATGAAGTCTATTTCCCGTCTCATTCAAGTAATTGATATTAATTGATGCAGAGAAGCTCAGCGCGAGCCAGGAGGCATACGAGCATCATCTTCCTTACAACTTCCTCACAATTGTAAAGAAGGCAGTAGTAACCTTCCCATAAAATCATCCGtcaatatatatacatttttcaaAGTCAACATCACATAACCATGGGTATAATAATGATATAATCTTCCATATTTGCAGCTGAGCAACTCCGAGGAAGATGAAAGCATATGCTATTGTTCTCATAGCTTGCGGGTCTGCGGCCATAGCAATTGTAGTATTGTGTTGTCTGTGCATGGGAGGCAGACAAAGGAAACGCCCGACTGTAGAGAGGAGTGTAGCTCGCCCGTCAGCTCGAGGTATGGAAAGGGGACAGAACTCCCAAAACGTTGGCTCAAAAGATGGTGAAATGGTGATTTTTGCAGGAGCAGGTGCTGCTATAGCCACTACTAGTGTTGTAACTGCTAGCAGTGGTGATGATGGTGGTGGCGGATCTGGAGATGATGGTGGTGGTTGTGGGGCTGCGGTGGCTGTGGTGGATGAAAACAGTTGTTCTACTGGCCTATTGCCCGCCAGAGAAGTTTAATTCTGCAGTGAGGGCAAATTTGAGTGgttaataaattgtaattttaattaagctttaagGCGAAAGCAATTACACTCCTCTCTTTAAAAAAGTCAGTACCATTGTAGTTTG
Protein-coding regions in this window:
- the LOC104877738 gene encoding uncharacterized protein LOC104877738; translation: MKAYAIVLIACGSAAIAIVVLCCLCMGGRQRKRPTVERSVARPSARGMERGQNSQNVGSKDGEMVIFAGAGAAIATTSVVTASSGDDGGGGSGDDGGGCGAAVAVVDENSCSTGLLPAREV